The sequence CGCGCTCAAACTCCATCCAGGCATAACCGGCGCCGTTGTCAGTGTTTTTGAGAATGCATCCGGCAATAAGGAGTTGATTGCCTATTTTGAGACAGAACCTGAAAGACCGGTTCCCGGTGTTGACGAAATAAGACAATTTTTGGCAGGCAAAATCCCTGAATACATGATACCTTCACGATATATGAGACTTGACAGTCTGCCGCGGCTGCCCAACGGCAAAATCAACCGGCACGACCTTCCTCAGCCGTTGCTGAACAAGAATCGTCCCGAACTATCAAGCACGTATATTGTGCCGGGAAACCCTGCTGAAAGGGCAATCGCTGAAATCTGGCAGGAAATCCTTAATCTGGAGAAGGTGGGAATTAAGGACAATTTTTTTGATCTGGGCGGGAATTCTCTTCTGGCGGCGCAGGTCATTGACCGGCTGAGCCGTTTGTTTACTCTGGAATTTCCGATCTCCATGTTGTTTGAAAGACCCACAGTTCAGTCATTCAGCCAAATCATTCTGCAAAAGGATTCTGAACCGGTTCAGGGGCAAGACAGTGTCAACCGGGGAAAAATGAGAAAAGCCATGCAAAAAAGAAGGATGAAGGGGTGACTTTTTGCATGACCATAAAAGATTGAACATACAAAATCGCCAAGGGTTTTCTTTCACTTCAGCGGTTCATAATTTCTTGTTCGATATTCGATATTCTTTTTACAAACATGTATTTTCGGTTTACAGACCTTAAACGTAAAGCCCTAAACCCTGAGCCTTATGCCTTATGCCCATTGATCAACGCGACACAAAACAATTTGATGGATCCGAAATTGCTGTTATCGGAATGGCCGGCCGGTTTCCCGGCGCCAATACCATTGAAGAGTATTGGGATAATCTCTGTGCAGGCAGGGAATCCGTCAGCTTTTTTACGGATAAGGAATTGCTTGAATCCGGGGTTGACCCGGCTCTTCTGAAAAAAACTGAATATGTAAAGGCCCGGCCGATTATTGAACATATTGCTGATTTCGATTCCACATTCTTCGGATTCAGCCCCCTTGAAGCAAATTTCATCGACCCCCAGCATCGTTTGTTCCTCGAATGCGTCTGGCAGGCCATTGAAACCGCCGGTTATAATCCGGAAGAGTATCCGGGGGCAATAAGCGTCTTTGCCGGGGCCAGCATGAACAGCTATCTGCACAACAATATTTATGCGAATCCCGAGGCGATGGC is a genomic window of Pseudomonadota bacterium containing:
- a CDS encoding non-ribosomal peptide synthetase, whose product is NSLRLILSSGGELPRSLIQTWRELSAKKVRLLNMYGQTETVGNILIYDIPDQLDTTPAVIPLGPPIAGTQVYLLDENNQAPLQGEIGQIHVGGDILARGYINQPRLTAGQFIPDPFSDIPGSRLFKTGDQGSLLPDNTICFKGRTDFQVSIRGFRIEPGEAEAALKLHPGITGAVVSVFENASGNKELIAYFETEPERPVPGVDEIRQFLAGKIPEYMIPSRYMRLDSLPRLPNGKINRHDLPQPLLNKNRPELSSTYIVPGNPAERAIAEIWQEILNLEKVGIKDNFFDLGGNSLLAAQVIDRLSRLFTLEFPISMLFERPTVQSFSQIILQKDSEPVQGQDSVNRGKMRKAMQKRRMKG